Proteins encoded together in one Rossellomorea sp. y25 window:
- a CDS encoding TraB/GumN family protein, translating into MSTENEKNITRIHMDGKEYILIGTAHVSRLSAEQVKEVIESEQPDTVCVELDEPRYQSIVEGDKWKDTDIFQVIKDKKATLLLMNLAIGSFQRRMAKQFGIKPGQEMIQGIESAKETGAELVLADRNIQITFSRIWNSVGFSGKAKLMTQIIYSIFSNDTITEEELEKIKSQDMLDSMLNEFTQVFPKLKTPLIDERDQYLAQKIKDAPGEKVVAVLGAAHVPGITKEIYKEHDLDKLNERPAKSKWPKIIGWAIPIMILAVIAYTFISNPDAGIQQGISWILWNGGFSALGVAIGLGHPLAILTAFVAAPITSLNPLLAAGWFAGFVQAYFRRPNVGDFDSLSEDVLSVKGFWRNKVTRILLIIVLANLGSTLGTVIGGADVVRLFLENL; encoded by the coding sequence ATGTCGACAGAAAACGAAAAGAATATTACGAGAATACATATGGATGGGAAAGAATATATTCTCATCGGAACGGCTCACGTATCGCGTTTGAGCGCAGAACAGGTAAAAGAAGTAATTGAATCAGAGCAGCCCGACACGGTTTGTGTAGAACTGGATGAACCGAGGTATCAGTCAATCGTTGAGGGAGACAAATGGAAAGACACAGACATCTTTCAAGTCATTAAAGACAAAAAAGCAACTTTGCTTCTTATGAACCTTGCAATCGGATCATTTCAGAGACGGATGGCCAAGCAATTCGGGATCAAGCCCGGTCAGGAAATGATTCAGGGAATCGAATCAGCGAAAGAAACCGGCGCCGAGCTTGTATTAGCTGACCGAAATATTCAAATCACATTTTCCCGTATATGGAATAGCGTAGGATTCAGTGGCAAGGCTAAGCTTATGACCCAAATCATATACAGCATCTTCAGTAACGATACCATTACAGAAGAAGAACTCGAGAAAATCAAATCTCAAGATATGCTTGATTCGATGCTAAATGAATTTACCCAGGTGTTTCCTAAATTGAAAACGCCATTAATCGATGAGCGTGATCAATACCTTGCTCAGAAAATAAAAGATGCTCCTGGAGAAAAAGTTGTTGCCGTGTTAGGGGCAGCTCATGTTCCTGGTATCACAAAGGAAATCTATAAAGAACATGATTTAGACAAACTGAACGAACGACCTGCTAAATCAAAATGGCCAAAGATTATCGGCTGGGCTATTCCCATCATGATTCTTGCTGTGATTGCTTATACCTTCATTTCCAATCCGGATGCAGGGATACAACAGGGAATCAGTTGGATATTGTGGAACGGTGGTTTTTCTGCACTTGGTGTAGCCATCGGATTAGGACATCCATTAGCGATATTAACGGCTTTCGTTGCAGCCCCAATCACTTCATTAAATCCACTCCTTGCAGCTGGATGGTTCGCCGGATTCGTACAAGCATATTTCCGCAGACCGAATGTCGGTGACTTTGACTCACTATCTGAAGATGTTCTAAGTGTAAAAGGATTCTGGAGAAACAAAGTAACCCGCATCTTACTTATTATTGTACTTGCTAATCTCGGGAGTACATTAGGAACAGTCATAGGTGGTGCAGATGTTGTTCGTCTGTTTCTTGAAAATTTATAG
- a CDS encoding histidine phosphatase family protein — MIYVIRHGQTNLNNEGRLQGRNGLPLNEEGIRQAENLKHILSQITFDYVFSSPQERAIQTAEITTGMKATVDLRLDVYDLGEADGLQKGEVKMAGVLPDPRIYNGVEQTDQYMQRVFSFMSELQVNHGESEKNILISGHRCTTGCIGAYFKGVPEDRNILKLSSNNGEYKQYEFADNPILGQTADTSLKNV; from the coding sequence ATGATCTATGTTATCAGACACGGCCAAACCAATCTAAACAATGAGGGCAGACTACAAGGAAGAAACGGTCTGCCCTTAAATGAAGAAGGTATAAGACAAGCTGAAAACCTAAAGCATATACTATCTCAAATTACTTTCGATTACGTCTTTTCTTCACCTCAAGAAAGAGCCATCCAAACCGCTGAAATTACCACCGGGATGAAAGCTACGGTTGATTTAAGATTGGATGTGTATGATCTGGGAGAAGCGGATGGACTGCAAAAAGGTGAAGTGAAAATGGCTGGGGTTCTCCCTGATCCTCGAATCTATAATGGTGTTGAACAAACGGATCAATACATGCAGAGAGTATTTTCATTTATGTCTGAACTACAGGTGAATCATGGAGAAAGTGAGAAGAATATCTTGATCTCTGGTCATCGTTGTACGACTGGGTGTATTGGGGCTTATTTTAAAGGAGTTCCAGAGGATCGCAATATTCTGAAGCTCTCATCTAATAATGGGGAGTATAAACAGTATGAATTCGCCGATAATCCTATATTAGGACAAACAGCAGATACCTCACTTAAAAACGTATAA
- a CDS encoding nitronate monooxygenase: MWNQNSVSKILGTHYPIIQAGMAGGVTTTNLVSAVSNSGGLGTLGAGYMSADDMRLAIKEIKDHTNQPFGVNLFIPESPIVNDEQITNAQRLIEPFKKELHLTDNSSFSEMQIDFEKQLEVIFNEKVPVCSFTFGAPSKELVLELKKEGTIVIGTATTVEEAVINEESGVDIVVAQGSEAGGHRGTFLGSCEHSMIGTFSLVPQVVDAASIPVIAAGGIMDGRGVIAALALGAKGVQMGTAFLTCKESGAGAIHKRVVLESSETHTVITAAFSGKPARGIENRFTREMQEFESLLPPYPIQNALTKKMRKEAGKQGNPEFMSLWSGQSPRLSRDISTKDLLESIVSQVGKTIGELKK; the protein is encoded by the coding sequence ATGTGGAATCAAAACAGCGTTTCTAAAATTCTGGGCACTCACTATCCCATCATCCAAGCAGGAATGGCTGGTGGAGTCACTACTACAAATCTGGTATCTGCCGTCTCAAACTCGGGAGGATTAGGAACCTTGGGAGCAGGATATATGTCCGCTGATGATATGAGACTAGCGATCAAAGAAATAAAAGATCATACGAATCAGCCTTTTGGGGTGAACTTATTCATACCTGAATCACCAATAGTCAATGATGAACAAATTACCAACGCCCAAAGATTAATAGAGCCTTTTAAAAAGGAATTACACCTAACGGACAACAGCTCATTTTCAGAGATGCAAATCGATTTTGAAAAGCAGCTAGAAGTCATCTTCAATGAAAAGGTACCTGTTTGCAGCTTCACGTTCGGCGCCCCATCTAAAGAACTTGTGTTAGAGTTAAAAAAGGAAGGAACCATCGTGATCGGCACCGCGACGACTGTTGAAGAGGCAGTGATCAATGAAGAGAGCGGAGTAGACATCGTTGTCGCTCAAGGGAGTGAAGCTGGTGGGCATCGAGGCACGTTTCTAGGCTCATGTGAACACTCAATGATCGGTACCTTTTCTCTTGTTCCCCAAGTTGTGGATGCCGCAAGCATACCTGTGATAGCTGCAGGAGGGATTATGGATGGAAGAGGCGTTATTGCAGCACTTGCTTTAGGGGCAAAAGGAGTCCAAATGGGAACTGCTTTTCTTACATGTAAAGAGAGTGGGGCTGGGGCTATTCATAAAAGGGTTGTTTTAGAATCATCAGAAACCCATACGGTCATCACAGCTGCCTTTAGCGGGAAACCTGCTCGAGGGATTGAAAATAGATTTACTAGGGAAATGCAGGAATTCGAGAGCCTATTACCTCCGTACCCCATACAAAATGCGTTAACGAAAAAAATGAGAAAGGAAGCTGGGAAACAAGGAAATCCAGAATTCATGTCCTTGTGGTCTGGACAAAGCCCAAGGCTTAGCAGGGATATATCTACTAAAGATCTGCTTGAATCCATCGTAAGTCAAGTAGGAAAAACAATTGGAGAATTAAAAAAATAA
- a CDS encoding vWA domain-containing protein → MNTDSTEIIFLLDRSGSMSGLESDTIGGYNSFIEKQSQLPGQTLVTTVLFDDKVEQLWSGMEGDKVRLTQEEYYVRGSTALMDAIGKTILEVGHRLSNLEEVDRPGKVIFVITTDGMENASVEFSANTVKDLINHQQERYNWEFIFLGATIDATEEALNIGIDIENSYQFEASAKGVEKMYDIVSEAVFEKRSGY, encoded by the coding sequence ATGAATACTGACTCTACTGAAATTATATTCCTGTTAGACAGAAGCGGATCAATGAGTGGCCTTGAAAGTGATACGATTGGAGGATATAACTCTTTTATTGAAAAGCAGAGTCAATTACCGGGTCAAACCCTCGTTACTACCGTTCTTTTTGATGATAAGGTTGAGCAATTATGGAGTGGAATGGAGGGTGATAAGGTAAGGCTCACACAAGAGGAATATTATGTTAGGGGGAGCACTGCTCTGATGGATGCTATCGGAAAAACGATTCTCGAAGTAGGTCATCGCTTATCCAATCTTGAAGAAGTTGATCGACCGGGTAAAGTCATTTTCGTTATCACAACCGATGGTATGGAAAATGCGAGCGTTGAGTTTTCGGCCAATACGGTGAAGGACCTCATTAATCATCAACAGGAACGATACAATTGGGAGTTCATTTTTCTTGGAGCCACCATCGATGCTACGGAAGAAGCCTTGAATATTGGGATTGACATTGAAAACTCCTATCAATTTGAAGCTTCTGCTAAAGGTGTTGAAAAAATGTATGATATTGTGAGTGAGGCTGTGTTTGAGAAAAGGAGTGGGTATTGA